The following are from one region of the Myxocyprinus asiaticus isolate MX2 ecotype Aquarium Trade chromosome 2, UBuf_Myxa_2, whole genome shotgun sequence genome:
- the LOC127411322 gene encoding histone H4, with translation MSGRGKGGKGLGKGGAKRHRKVLRDNIQGITKPAIRRLARRGGVKRISGLIYEETRGVLKVFLENVIRDAVTYTEHAKRKTVTAMDVVYALKRQGRTLYGFGG, from the coding sequence ATGTCTGGAAGAGGTAAAGGCGGTAAAGGACTCGGAAAAGGTGGCGCCAAGCGTCACCGCAAAGTGTTGCGTGATAACATCCAGGGAATTACCAAACCCGCAATCCGTCGTCTCGCTCGCCGTGGCGGTGTCAAGCGTATTTCCGGTCTGATCTACGAGGAGACTCGCGGTGTGTTGAAGGTGTTTCTGGAGAACGTTATCCGTGATGCCGTCACCTACACTGAACACGCCAAGAGAAAGACCGTCACTGCCATGGACGTTGTGTACGCGCTGAAACGACAGGGACGAACTCTGTACGGATTCGGAGGATAA
- the LOC127411043 gene encoding histone H2B-like, translating to MPEPAKSAPKKGSKKAVTKTAGKGGKKRRKSRKESYAIYVYKVLKQVHPDTGISSKAMGIMNSFVNDIFERIGGEASRLAHYNKRSTITSREIQTAVRLLLPGELAKHAVSEGTKAVTKYTSSK from the coding sequence ATGCCTGAACCAGCTAAATCCGCACCGAAGAAAGGATCCAAGAAGGCCGTCACAAAGACTGCCGGTAAGGGAGGAAAGAAGcgcaggaagtccaggaaggagaGTTACGCTATCTACGTGTATAAAGTCCTGAAACAGGTTCATCCTGACACCGGGATCTCTTCCAAGGCGATGGGAATCATGAACTCTTTCGTCAACGACATCTTCGAGCGCATCGGCGGTGAAGCGTCTCGTCTCGCTCACTACAACAAGCGCTCCACCATCACATCGAGAGAGATCCAGACCGCCGTGCGTCTGCTGCTGCCCGGTGAACTGGCCAAACACGCCGTGTCTGAGGGCACAAAGGCCGTCACCAAATACACCAGCTCCAAGTAA
- the LOC127411023 gene encoding histone H2A-like → MSGRGKTGGKARAKAKTRSSRAGLQFPVGRVHRLLRKGNYAERVGAGAPVYLAAVLEYLTAEILELAGNAARDNKKTRIIPRHLQLAVRNDEELNKLLGGVTIAQGGVLPNIQAVLLPKKTEKPAKK, encoded by the coding sequence ATGAGCGGCAGAGGTAAAACCGGCGGTAAAGCTCGTGCAAAGGCTAAAACTCGTTCATCCAGGGCAGGACTGCAGTTCCCCGTCGGTCGTGTACACAGACTGCTCCGCAAAGGAAACTACGCAGAGCGCGTTGGTGCCGGTGCTCCTGTTTATCTGGCCGCTGTGCTCGAGTATCTCACCGCTGAAATCCTGGAGTTGGCCGGAAACGCCGCTCGGGACAACAAGAAGACTCGTATCATTCCCCGTCACCTGCAGCTGGCAGTGCGGAACGATGAAGAGTTGAACAAACTCTTGGGTGGAGTGACCATCGCTCAGGGTGGTGTGCTGCCCAACATCCAGGCTGTGCTGCTGCCCAAGAAGACCGAGAAACCCGCCAAGAAATAA
- the LOC127411297 gene encoding histone H1-like, translating to MAETAPAVKSPKKKSAAKPKKTGPSVGDLIVKAVSASKERSGVSLAALKKALAAGGYDVEKKNSRVKLAIKSLVTKGTLIQTKGTGASGSFKINKNQAESKKKPVKKAAPKVKKPAAAKKPKSAATKKPAAKKSPKKVKKPAAAKKAPKSPKKASKSPKKTKSATPKKAAKSPKKTKAAKPKTAKTKAAKPKKAAPKKK from the coding sequence ATGGCAGAAACCGCTCCAGCTGTCAAATCGCCCAAGAAGAAATCTGCAGCTAAACCCAAGAAAACGGGTCCAAGCGTCGGTGATCTCATCGTCAAAGCTGTGTCCGCATCCAAGGAGAGGAGCGGCGTGTCTCTCGCCGCCCTGAAGAAAGCTCTCGCCGCCGGTGGATACGATGTGGAGAAGAAGAACTCCCGCGTCAAACTCGCCATCAAGAGTCTGGTGACTAAAGGGACTCTGATCCAGACCAAAGGAACCGGCGCCTCCGGCTCATTCAAGATCAACAAGAATCAAGCCGAGAGCAAGAAGAAACCCGTGAAGAAAGCCGCTCCTAAAGTCAAGAAACCCGCTGCTGCCAAGAAGCCCAAGAGTGCCGCGACAAAGAAACCCGCCGCTAAGAAATCCCCCAAGAAAGTGAAGAAACCCGCAGCCGCTAAGAAGGCACCGAAGAGCCCCAAGAAGGCATCGAAGAGCCCCAAGAAGACAAAGTCAGCAACCCCCAAGAAAGCAGCCAAGAGTCCCAAAAAGACCAAAGCTGCCAAACCCAAAACGGCAAAGACTAAAGCAGCCAAACCTAAAAAGGCAGCCCCCAAAAAGAAGTAA
- the LOC127411192 gene encoding histone H4: protein MSGRGKGGKGLGKGGAKRHRKVLRDNIQGITKPAIRRLARRGGVKRISGLIYEETRGVLKVFLENVIRDAVTYTEHAKRKTVTAMDVVYALKRQGRTLYGFGG from the coding sequence ATGTCTGGAAGAGGTAAAGGCGGTAAAGGACTCGGAAAAGGAGGCGCCAAGCGTCACCGCAAAGTGTTGCGTGATAACATCCAGGGAATCACCAAACCCGCAATCCGTCGTCTCGCTCGCCGTGGCGGTGTCAAGCGTATCTCCGGTCTGATCTACGAGGAGACTCGCGGTGTGTTGAAGGTGTTTCTGGAGAACGTTATCCGTGATGCCGTCACCTACACTGAACACGCCAAGAGAAAGACCGTCACTGCCATGGACGTTGTGTACGCGCTGAAACGACAGGGACGAACTCTGTACGGATTCGGAGGATAA
- the LOC127410948 gene encoding histone H3-like — translation MARTKQTARKSTGGKAPRKQLATKAARKSAPATGGVKKPHRYRPGTVALREIRRYQKSTELLIRKLPFQRLVREIAQDFKTDLRFQSSAVMALQESSEAYLVGLFEDTNLCAIHAKRVTIMPKDIQLARRIRGERA, via the coding sequence ATGGCAAGAACTAAACAGACCGCTCGTAAATCCACCGGTGGAAAAGCCCCGAGGAAGCAGCTCGCTACTAAAGCCGCCCGTAAGAGCGCTCCAGCCACCGGTGGAGTCAAGAAGCCTCATCGTTACAGGCCCGGTACCGTGGCTCTGAGAGAGATCCGCCGTTATCAGAAGTCCACTGAGCTGCTGATTCGCAAACTGCCTTTCCAGCGTCTGGTGAGAGAAATCGCTCAGGATTTCAAGACGGATCTGCGCTTCCAGAGCTCCGCTGTCATGGCCCTGCAGGAGTCCAGCGAGGCTTATTTGGTCGGTCTGTTTGAGGACACCAACTTGTGTGCCATCCACGCCAAGAGGGTCACCATCATGCCCAAAGACATTCAGCTGGCCCGCCGGATTCGAGGAGAACGCGCTTAA